The following proteins come from a genomic window of Plasmodium vivax chromosome 3, whole genome shotgun sequence:
- a CDS encoding hypothetical protein, conserved (encoded by transcript PVX_096280A; Apicoplast targeted protein. Curated by Stuart Ralph, Walter and Eliza Hall Institute of Medical Research, Australia.), translating into MMLVKCSILVGVLTLVSSVAAKSSISKCLFYDKRNYEMKQTFYVPTTDVDMYKATIQKLLTREISLLDESMSGTDQSGSNSSSGVSNFDEIKEKEEKKKNKEIEEKLKYIEKYRNYARSILKNVEFKCEDIDDYESKVKCNLCVYTEIINTKHIRQGQIIQIFMNECMYGFYYYDNINQYTQNGRAVSGFPGEEGNSQAKLDDIYFSITKDVAEGNTSQINFFKQPASKYHPVCYVTE; encoded by the coding sequence aTGATGCTGGTGAAGTGTTCCATCCTCGTGGGCGTGCTCACGCTGGTGAGCAGCGTGGCTGCTAAGTCCAGCATATCGAAGTGCCTCTTTTACGACAAAAGGAATTACGAGATGAAGCAGACGTTCTACGTGCCGACGACCGACGTGGACATGTACAAGGCCACCATTCAGAAGCTGCTGACGAGGGAGATTAGCCTCCTCGACGAGTCGATGAGCGGCACCGATCAGAGCggcagcaacagcagcagcggcgTCTCCAACTTTGACGAGattaaagaaaaggaggagaaaaaaaaaaacaaagaaattgaagaaaagcTAAAGTACATAGAAAAGTACAGAAATTACGCCAggagcattttaaaaaacgtggAGTTTAAATGCGAAGACATCGACGACTATGAGTCAAAAGTTAAATGCAACTTGTGTGTGTACacagaaattataaataccAAACATATCAGGCAGGGACAAATAatccaaatttttatgaacgaATGCATGTACGGTTTTTATTACTATGACAATATTAACCAGTACACACAGAACGGCAGGGCGGTCAGTGGCTTCCCCGGGGAGGAGGGGAATTCGCAGGCCAAACTGGATGACATTTACTTTAGCATCACCAAGGACGTCGCCGAGGGGAACACCAGCCAGATCAACTTCTTCAAGCAGCCCGCCAGCAAGTACCACCCCGTGTGCTACGTCACCGAGTAG
- a CDS encoding hypothetical protein, conserved (encoded by transcript PVX_096275A), which produces MHLFFAAGHAASHAAPPGASLERVQDDPVTLSVCLDDAQTHSGDVFRASFELVGPEKYAGNVRLDYIVVYLYGLCVLNQELLTACTSGPLAQKQEHLNLPFYGASQKEEQKFLLFYTNPIVLCTDLNFSSPRERTHYQLSCILPPFLPPSYNGRALKFKYCMYVQAVKRLYRNRTQFVTQLYERHLPLQLLCCRCVCPPVLDLALLPIKPSSGADPPECLCHDFRVEVRDGEKKHQGEAAQGGTSHWGASHGGILHMVPSNSPHFPPHLYKRGGKTPLDALLCLYLSSSLRKEDSSLFLLNHVLPNYSYFHHMHLFMYVAHHWGYYTGELSLSGDAHRIGSLDAFFSLLRSTGGTPTDGTSKGRGVLTEGETNPMENLPPQKDDEVHHSYLSNYPHFSFNQMTYIPIRWFNNLVVCHPSDLPSEATDEEDLASLHMGETSSQSSSELEEATHIGGQSRPNRATSFDETTHQGETANATLPPHRQGLLLDRAYTAVDTIIKCMHEGDMFKQINLRKVKPQRMSPHLGSNPSDRVTLPHEEDNPDGEEPSKEASQKIFRINSGGKNICVITLMDGMNNQVTATFPCDGIINVRLFFGDATICTVHVDVRLKRVERVKINPSLLTMQRSKLQDENEFLEGGNTSVDSEGTSHHCISSCKMISERNVSTLHCSVKNVSFVLGEEVVPAFANDTLRVGYLLDFDFFCRRGEAKGGEGGEANDADQTNEAGNANHASEKKESTNQANAAEVRGGTHPGSLSINESLDDDLYSLTFRIPIHITGRAHDVCPHDASSSANPPWHAKANTNESRITSQLLLQNSHKFVYADRRHFLRTLKM; this is translated from the coding sequence ATGCACCTCTTCTTCGCCGCTGGCCACGCCGCCAGCCACGCCGCCCCGCCCGGCGCCAGCCTCGAGCGCGTCCAAGACGACCCCGTGACGCTCAGCGTGTGCCTGGACGACGCACAGACGCACAGCGGAGATGTGTTCAGAGCCTCCTTCGAATTGGTGGGCCCGGAGAAGTACGCCGGGAATGTGAGGCTAGACTACATCGTGGTGTACCTCTACGGACTGTGCGTCCTCAACCAGGAGCTGCTAACCGCTTGCACCAGTGGCCCACTCGCACAGAAGCAGGAACATCTGAACCTTCCTTTCTATGGGGCCAGtcaaaaggaggagcaaaaattTTTGCTCTTTTACACCAACCCGATAGTCCTCTGCACCGACTTGAACTTTAGCTCCCCCAGAGAGAGGACTCACTACCAGTTGAGTTGCATCCTTCCGCCattccttcccccctcctaCAATGGGAGAGCGCTAAAATTTAAATACTGCATGTACGTGCAGGCGGTTAAGAGACTCTACAGAAACAGAACCCAGTTTGTGACGCAGCTGTATGAGCGGCACCTTCCTTTGCAGCTACTCTGTTGTAGGTGCGTCTGCCCGCCCGTGCTGGACCTGGCGCTGCTCCCCATCAAGCCGAGCAGCGGGGCAGACCCACCGGAGTGCCTCTGCCATGACTTCCGGGTGGAGGTGCGCGacggggagaagaagcaccAGGGGGAGGCCGCCCAAGGAGGGACTTCCCATTGGGGTGCTTCCCACGGGGGGATACTCCACATGGTCCCATCCAACTCCCCCCACTTTCCGCCGCACCTCTACAAGCGTggggggaagaccccccTTGATGCTCTCCTCTGTTTATACCTCAGCTCTTCGCTGAGGAAGGAGGACTCCtctctcttcctcctcaacCACGTCCTGCCCAACTACAGCTACTTTCACCATATGCACCTCTTTATGTATGTAGCTCATCATTGGGGTTACTACACAGGGGAGCTTTCCCTCAGTGGGGACGCCCATCGGATTGGCAGCCTCGACGCCTTCTTCTCTTTGCTCCGCTCGACTGGCGGTACTCCCACAGATGGCACTTCCAAAGGGAGGGGTGTCCTCACCGAAGGGGAGACCAACCCCATGGAaaacctccccccccaaaaggacGATGAGGTGCATCACTCCTACCTCAGCAACTACCCCCACTTTTCATTCAACCAGATGACCTACATCCCCATACGGTGGTTCAATAATTTGGTCGTTTGCCACCCGTCCGATTTGCCTAGCGAGGCAACTGATGAGGAAGACCTCGCCAGTCTGCACATGGGAGAGACAAGCTCCCAGTCGAGCAGCGAATTGGAAGAAGCAACCCACATCGGTGGGCAGTCGCGTCCAAACAGAGCCACCTCATTTGATGAAACCACTCATCAGGGGGAGACAGCTAACGCCACGTTGCCTCCACACAGACAGGGGCTCCTCTTGGATAGGGCCTACACCGCAGTGGACACCATCATCAAGTGCATGCACGAGGGGGATAtgtttaaacaaattaaccTCCGGAAGGTAAAGCCACAGAGGATGTCTCCCCACTTGGGAAGCAACCCATCCGATAGGGTGACTCTCCCCCATGAGGAGGACAACCCAGATGGAGAGGAACCCAGCAAAGAGGCGtcacaaaaaatttttagaaTCAACTCCGGTGGGAAGAACATATGTGTAATCACCCTAATGGATGGGATGAATAACCAGGTGACTGCCACCTTCCCATGTGATGGCATCATCAACGTGAGGCTCTTCTTTGGAGACGCTACCATCTGCACGGTCCACGTGGATGTACGTTTGAAGAGAGTCGAACGGGTAAAAATAAACCCGAGCCTTCTAACCATGCAGAGGAGCAAGCTACAGGATGAAAATGAATTCCTAGAGGGGGGGAACACCTCCGTAGACTCGGAGGGCACCTCTCATCACTGCATCTCCAGCTGCAAAATGATTAGCGAGAGGAATGTCTCCACTCTTCACTGCTCTGTGAAGAACGTGAGCTTCGTTCTCGGCGAAGAGGTCGTTCCCGCGTTTGCCAATGATACGCTCCGGGTGGGGTACCTGCTCGACTTTGACTTCTTCTGCCGacgaggggaagcaaaaggaggagaaggaggagaagcaaatgaCGCAGACCAAACGAACGAAGCAGGCAATGCTAATCACGCCAGTGAAAAGAAGGAGTCGACCAACCAAGCGAACGCAGCCGAGGTGAGAGGCGGAACGCACCCCGGCTCCCTCTCCATAAACGAATCCCTCGACGATGACCTTTACAGCCTCACCTTTCGCATCCCCATCCACATCACCGGGCGAGCGCACGACGTCTGCCCGCACGACGCCAGCAGTAGTGCTAACCCCCCCTGGCACGCTAAAGCGAACACGAACGAGAGCAGAATCACCAGCCAGCTTCTCCTCCAAAACAGCCACAAGTTCGTCTACGCTGATAGGAGGCATTTCCTGCGCACCTTGAAGATGTGA
- a CDS encoding hypothetical protein, conserved (encoded by transcript PVX_096255A) translates to MPKNTPESGNVNDPMKDVKDGKADAKPNDLNDDNVYIFDEPDDELEEFEEMGSTAHNVDTDLENWEEDWGAAGWDDDDDDDDKFILKVESELQNFKATLDAEKDLKK, encoded by the exons ATGCCAAAGAATACTCCCGAAAGCGGAAACGTAAATGACCCCATGAAGGATGTGAAGGACGGCAAGGCGGATGCGAAACCGAACGACCTAAACGATGATAACGTTTACATTTTCGATGAGCCGGATGATGAGTTGGAGGAGTTCGAGGAGATGG GCAGCACAGCCCACAACGTAGACACCGACCTGGAAAATTGGGAGGAAGACTGGGGAGCAGCGG GATGGGACGAtgacgacgacgatgatgacaaGTTCATTTTGAAGGTCGAGTCGGAACTGCAGAACTTTAAGGCCACTTTGGATGCCGAAAAGGACTTGAAGAAGTGA
- a CDS encoding hypothetical protein, conserved (encoded by transcript PVX_096260A) has translation MNKLLSLSLALCLCAVAAVRPPTGRYESVSKSLNEQLGRRGGSSTNGKAFNLQDNIKYERKNNYELFVDANGELQQQRFGVKEPRQLLKKSLDQLRYLINDLEILTGVYTFNARDKEKVLKETLKPESLCFTMFGLLANHINKLLQPVEDSPIYGLIIKGERNTSTNEVSKELSIYVILSNLSVYVGEFKFPTLKTAPYEIPFLVGYYDSKGSGFKNKAFSYVCPLPTFLIDVIRTTKMGMKFNFNGADLDVKELFPASLSHWVETPSMLPAQTGDKHDRERKAIIEVLKKEAKDVTYRKVHSTGVIEGVGIVQPQERILASISFANMRETVKRFLASSGRTSMDGSSTALYFVAISQKLFATMKDTAQRRVTRVEVSNVVQNKAGFLQGYSLKLTLEDSTFVATEALVQGKNVLVPRELRGGSGGGVGTAGGAASLEVPVAYGLRLGGGSGLAYSFAGLAFDLSRALPYSVSSLASFARAA, from the coding sequence ATGAACAAACTGCTGTCGCTGTCGCTGGCCCTCTGCCTCTGCGCCGTGGCGGCCGTCAGGCCACCCACCGGGCGGTATGAAAGCGTGTCTAAGAGTCTGAACGAGCAGCtaggaagaaggggggggagctccACCAACGGGAAGGCATTTAACCTGCAAGATAATATCAAATATGAAAGGAAGAATAATTACGAGCTCTTTGTCGACGCGAATGGAGAGCTGCAGCAGCAGCGTTTTGGAGTGAAGGAGCCCAGGCagttactaaaaaaaagtctCGACCAGTTAAGGTACCTAATAAACGATTTGGAAATCCTCACAGGGGTATACACCTTCAACGCGAGAGACAAAGAGAAGGTGTTAAAGGAAACACTAAAGCCAGAGTCACTTTGCTTTACCATGTTTGGTCTCCTAGCCAACCACATTAATAAGCTGCTCCAACCAGTGGAGGACTCTCCCATCTATGGGCTCATCATCAAAGGAGAGAGGAACACCAGCACGAATGAAGTGAGCAAGGAACTCTCCATATATGTGATCCTATCAAACCTATCTGTGTATGTTGGAGAGTTTAAATTCCCCACGTTGAAGACTGCCCCCTACGAGATTCCTTTCCTCGTTGGCTACTACGATAGCAAGGGAAGCGGATTTAAAAACAAAGCCTTTTCCTACGTGTGTCCCCTACCAACGTTCCTAATAGATGTTATTAGAACGACCAAGATGGGgatgaaatttaattttaatggAGCCGACTTGGACGTGAAAGAGTTGTTCCCCGCTTCGCTATCTCACTGGGTGGAGACGCCATCCATGCTGCCTGCACAAACAGGGGACAAGCACGACCGGGAGAGGAAGGCCATCATAGAGGTGCTCAAGAAAGAAGCCAAGGATGTGACGTATAGGAAGGTACACTCCACAGGGGTAATTGAAGGGGTGGGCATTGTGCAGCCACAAGAGAGGATCCTAGCCTCCATTTCGTTTGCCAATATGAGAGAAACGGTCAAACGTTTTCTGGCCAGCTCGGGAAGAACCTCCATGGATGGGTCATCCACTGCCCTTTACTTCGTCGCTATCAGTCAGAAGCTCTTTGCCACAATGAAAGACACCGCGCAGAGGAGAGTCACCCGCGTGGAGGTCTCCAATGTGGTGCAGAACAAGGCGGGGTTCTTGCAAGGGTATAGTCTGAAGCTAACTCTGGAGGACTCCACCTTCGTGGCGACGGAGGCGCTCGTGCAGGGGAAGAACGTGTTGGTGCCTCGCGAGTTGCGTGGTGGCAGCGGTGGCGGTGTTGGCACCGCTGGCGGCGCCGCTTCCCTGGAGGTGCCCGTGGCTTACGGGCTGCGCCTGGGCGGCGGCTCGGGGCTGGCGTACAGCTTCGCGGGCCTGGCCTTCGACCTGAGCCGCGCGCTGCCCTACAGCGTGAGCAGCTTGGCCTCCTTCGCGCGCGCGGCGTAG
- a CDS encoding DEAD/DEAH box helicase, putative (encoded by transcript PVX_096270A) → MGKFRGGKDKKQPGKGGIKKSPKKGIQKGIKKGGKIVPKIVPKGGEIPPPKKQANKQAKKQAKKQAKKQATRPAKPLTNTPTEETYLQSSGSSVGGAPLDAPSPEVPCGSPGGGLFDGLFADLKGVLSESLLQTLEKNNFVQTTSIQKRSIPIVLRDNDVFLKSMTGSGKTLSYALPSIQKILNLQKEKIKITRDMGTFILVLSPTRELAIQINSLFTTLTKPYPYIVVSCLTGGEKKKSEKNRLKKGVSILTCTPGRLLDHLEHTKGLKLSFLQSLILDEADKVIFLGSQDRVRLIFDANFQMVFISATLNHAVKSLANYCLTNRTVWVEAKEDGAPGGGLSGELSGELSGGVVVQPSTHEEEVTPTVGEDDWKYDLPEQLKQFCIVTDFRKKFLCLVHLLLSCMKKKQKPVVFLSNCHSVEYMGALLKSLYWPTDLKKENMEVHKKLHKGIPSVLLKEDEQLLRKHLEQTLQRRECQLAGDPSKRRKKGGITLPFKNIHVDDLLGEDSCDERNGSAGGGDRSALYNVSTDRHKRKYLFGDTHIYTLHGNMSKEDRLGNFLDFANGKRGDNCILLCTEIVSRGVNLDELSVVVQYDPPQVFEEYVHKVGRTARLQKEGTSYLFLLPTEVEFLNVLREKKIHVKTIRGEELIGKFRREDVPPSFASIGGDLLSFIYNHFKVTVKSDESLMEKATSAFLASVTAYYSVSKPLRHIFCAKSLHLGHLAYAFLLDESPREIAQLNKQQRYLRVKRHTTLGKRERRLLRGGASAAQLDAVKKYLKSFDHKNEEESINGFAQLLKQLNIKMAVFDFDLTIIGAHSGGYIDKANDVGHIGTAVTNHFKLLSKALKENGIKITVATFSDEEAIRYSRGRNPTLIAGTDMVKFSMQQSKCDAKIEKVYAYYPPYYREPRHYRQLGMDKPMSHDKSYHLKQIRTDFGVNVDEILFVDDDVNNCTSAKKEGYLTFNVTGKNGFNFKSVKVM, encoded by the exons ATGGGCAAGTTTCGGGGGGGTAAGGATAAGAAGCAGCCCGGAAAGGGGGGCATAAAGAAGAGCCCAAAGAAGGGTATACAGAAGGGCATAAAGAAGGGCGGAAAAATAGTCCCAAAAATAGTcccaaaaggaggagaaatcCCCCCCCCGAAGAAGCAGGCAAATAAGCAGGCAAAGAAGCAGGCAAAGAAGCAGGCAAAGAAACAGGCAACGCGGCCGGCAAAGCCGCTGACAAACACCCCCACGGAAGAGACATACTTGCAGAGCAGCGGCAGCTCCGTGGGCGGTGCCCCGCTGGATGCTCCCTCCCCCGAAGTGCCATGCGGTAGCCCGGGGGGCGGCCTCTTCGACGGGCTGTTCGCCGACCTGAAGGGCGTGCTGAGCGAGAGCCTGCTGCAAAcgctggaaaaaaataattttgtccAAACGACGAGCATCCAGAAGAGGAGCATCCCAATTGTCCTACGCGATAATGATGTCTTCCTCAAGTCCATGACTGGTTCGGGGAAGACCCTCTCGTATGCATTGCCCTCCATTCAGAAGATCCTAAatttgcaaaaggaaaaaataaagataacGAGAGACATGGGCACATTCATCTTGGTACTCTCCCCGACGAGGGAGCTGGCTATTCAAATAAACAGTTTGTTCACCACGCTGACGAAGCCGTACCCGTACATTGTAGTCTCCTGCCTAAccgggggagagaaaaaaaaatcggaaaaaaatcgcctgaaAAAGGGAGTGTCCATTCTGACGTGCACCCCCGGGAGGCTGCTGGACCACTTGGAGCACACCAAGGGGTTGAAGCTGTCCTTCCTGCAGAGCCTCATTTTGGACGAGGCGGACAAGGTGATCTTCCTCGGCTCGCAGGACAGGGTGCGCCTCATCTTCGACGCG AACTTCCAAATGGTGTTCATCTCCGCCACGCTGAACCACGCCGTGAAGAGCCTGGCCAACTACTGCCTAACCAACCGGACGGTGTGGGTGGAGGCGAAGGAGGACGGcgcccccgggggggggttaAGCGGCGAGTTAAGCGGCGAGTTAAGCGGCGGGGTGGTGGTGCAGCCCTCCACCCATGAGGAGGAAGTCACCCCCACGGTGGGAGAAGACGACTGGAAGTACGATCTCCCAGAACAGTTAAAGCAATTTTGCATTGTTACAGATTTTAGGAAGAAGTTCCTCTGCCTCGTGCATTTGTTACTCTCCTgcatgaagaagaagcaaaagccGGTGGTCTTTCTCTCCAATTGCCACAGCGTAGAGTATATGGGAGCTCTCCTAAAGAGCTTATACTGGCCAACCGAtttgaagaaagaaaacATGGAGGTTCATAAGAAGCTACACAAGGGTATCCCCTCTGTTCTGCTGAAGGAGGATGAGCAATTGTTGCGAAAGCATTTGGAGCAGACGCTCCAGAGGAGGGAGTGCCAATTAGCAGGGGATCCatcgaagaggagaaaaaaggggggaattaCCCTACCGTTTAAGAACATTCACGTGGATGACCTGTTAGGGGAAGACTCCTGCGACGAGAGGAACGGCTCCGCTGGAGGAGGAGACCGGTCCGCTCTCTACAATGTCAGCACGGATAGGCACAAGAGGAAGTACCTCTTCGGGgacacacacatatacacgCTGCACGGGAATATGTCGAAGGAGGACCGTCTAGGCAACTTCTTAGATTttgcaaatgggaaaagagGAGACAACTGCATTTTGCTATGTACCGAGATTGTCTCTAGGGGAGTGAACCTGGATGAGCTGAGTGTCGTCGTGCAGTATGACCCCCCCCAAGTTTTTGAAGAATACGTGCATAAGGTGGGTCGAACGGCCAGACTACAAAAGGAGGGGACCTCCTACTTGTTCCTCCTCCCGACAGAAGTGGAGTTTCTAAACGTTCTGCGAGAGAAGAAGATCCATGTGAAGACCATCCGGGGGGAGGAACTCATCGGGAAGTTCCGCAGGGAAGATGTGCCTCCTTCTTTCGCTTCCATTGGGGGAGATCTCCTCAGCTTCATTTACAATCATTTTAAGGTGACAGTCAAGTCGGATGAGTCCCTCATGGAGAAGGCCACTAGTGCCTTCCTGGCGTCCGTGACGGCCTACTACTCGGTGAGCAAGCCCCTGAGGCACATCTTCTGCGCGAAGAGCCTGCACCTGGGGCACCTCGCCTACGCCTTCCTGCTGGACGAGAGCCCCCGCGAAATCGCCCAGCTCAACAAGCAGCAGCGCTACTTGCGGGTCAAGCGCCACACCACGCTGGGCAAGCGCGAGCGCCGCctcctccgcgggggg GCGAGTGCAGCGCAGCTGGACGCTGTGAAGAAGTACCTCAAGAGCTTTGACCACAAGAACGAGGAGGAGA GCATCAACGGGTTCGCGCAGCTCCTCAAGCAGCTTAACATCAAAATGGCCGTCTTTGACTTTGACTTGACCATAATCGGTGCCCACTCGG gaggCTACATAGACAAGGCCAACGACGTGGGCCACATCGGGACGGCAGTGACCAACCACTTTAAGCTTCTCTCCAAGGCGCTCAAGGAGAACGGCATCAAAATTACCGTCGCGACGTTTTCGG acgAGGAGGCCATCCGGTACAGCCGCGGGCGGAACCCCACCCTCATCGCGGGCACGGACATGGTCAAGTTCAGCATGCAGCAGAGCAAGTGCGACGCGAAAATAGAGAAGGTCTACGCCTACTACCCCCC CTACTACAGAGAGCCGCGGCACTACCGCCAGCTGGGGATGGACAAGCCGATGAGCCACGACAAGTCGTACCATTTGAAGCAG ATCAGAACCGACTTCGGCGTAAACGTGGACGAGATTTTGTTCGTGGACGACGACGTGAATAACTGCACCTCGGCGAAGAAGGAGGGGTACCTGACCTTCAACGTGACTGGGAAGAATGGCTTTAACTTTAAGAGCGTCAAGGTTATGTAG
- a CDS encoding 40S ribosomal protein S5, putative (encoded by transcript PVX_096265A) has product MESTTADIKLFKKWSYEDVNIADLSLVDCIAVSQKACVYTPHTAGRYQKKRFRKALCPIVERLVNSMMMHGRNNGKKLKAIRIVAYAFEIIHLMTGENPIQVYVNAVQKGGPREDSTRIGSAGVVRRQAVDVSPLRRVNQAIYLICTGARNAAFRNIKSISECLAEEIINCANESSSSYAIKKKDEIERVAKANR; this is encoded by the exons ATGGAATCGACAACGGCCGACATTAAGCTCTTCAAAAAGTGGTCCTACGAAGATGTGAATATTGCGGACTTGTCACTG GTCGACTGCATCGCAGTGTCCCAGAAGGCCTGCGTGTATACTCCCCACACTGCAGGGAGGTACCAGAAAAAGAGATTTAGGAAGGCCCTCTGCCCAATCGTCGAGCGACTAGTCAACTCGATGATGATGCATGGAAGGAACAACGGAAAGAAGCTAAAGGCAATTAGAATTGTCGCCTACGCTTTCGAAATCATTCATCTCATGACTGGAGAAAACCCCATCCAGGTGTATGTAAATGCCGTGCAGAAAGGTGGGCCAAGGGAAGACTCCACTCGAATTGGTTCCGCTGGTGTGGTTAGAAGACAAGCAGTTGATGTCTCTCCACTCAGGAGAGTGAACCAAGCGATTTATCTCATCTGTACGGGTGCTAGGAACGCCGCCTTCAGAAATATCAAATCCATTTCTGAATGCCTCGCGGAGGAAATCATCAACTGCGCCAATGAGTCCTCCAGTTCCTATGCCATCAAGAAGAAGGACGAAATTGAGAGAGTTGCCAAGGCGAACCGatga